The nucleotide window TTTAATGATATTTTTAAAACTTCACAGGAAAAAATAAGTACAAAATATGCTAATCAGGATAATTATTTTATAGATTACCGGGATACCCAGAGTTTCACACTTTCTTTGAAATTCAATTTTGGGAATCAGTCTGTGAAAAATGCAAAAACAATAAAGAAAACTGCAGAACAGGAAAGATTGTAAGCAAATTTAATATAAGAATCGTTACAATAAAATATTATTATACAACAAATGATCTACCGATGTCAGATTTTCGCTATTTTTGATGCCAATCTTTAAAAAGATCGTTATGAAGAAAATTTTTTCCATGATGCTGGTAGCAGTTTCTTTGCTGCAATTATCAGCACAGGAATTGTATATGCCGAGGAATATTAAAAAAGCATACGAAAGAGGAACCCGTGATATCTCCGGAGCACCGGGTAAAAATTACTGGCAGAACAAAGGAGTGTATAATGTAGAGGTAAAAGTGGATGCCAGTACAAAAATAGTTTCCGGAAAAGAAACGATTGTCTATACCAACAACAGTCCTGATAGTCTGAATGAGCTGGCTATACGTTTTGTGAATAACCTTCATAAGCCGCAGTCGCCAAGATCAGGGTTTGTATCCAAAGATTTCCTGTCTTCAGGGCTTAAGATTAAATCTTTTATCGTAAACGGTGCAAAATATGATATCAACAGTGACGATTGGAGTACCGTTGAAAAAGTAAAACTGAAAACAGCTTTGAAATCAAAATCCAAAGCTGAGGTTAAAATAGAATGGGAGTATCCGTTGTCCGTACAGAGTGGAAGAGAAGGTCAGATTGATCCCGAAACATTCTATGTGGCTTATTCTTTTCCGAGAATTTCCGTATATGATGATTATAACGGATGGGATATGATTCAGCATTCGGATAGGCAGGAGTTCTATAATGATTTTAATGATTACAGTTTCAGTATTATAGCTCCAAAGAATTATGTGGTCTGGGCAACAGGTGATTTCCTTAATCCGGAAGCTGTTCTTCAGCCGGAATATTTAAAACGGTATAAAGCTTCGTTAAAAAGCGATAAGCTAGTACGCATCGCGACAGAACAGGAAATGAGGTCCGGAAAAGTGACCAAACCTAATAAATGGAATGTATGGAAATTTAAGGCTAACCATATCACAGATTTCTGTTTTGCACTGAGTAATCATTATGTTTGGGATGCTGCAAGTGTTCAGTTAAAAACAAAAAGAGCAAGCGTTCAGGCAGGATATAAATCCGGAGCGAAAGATTTTGAACACTATGTAGACTGGATGCGTTATAATCTGGATTGGTTCTCTAAGAACTGGCCCGGCGTAGAATATCCTTACAATGTAATGACAGCTATTCAGGGGTATGCAGATATGGAATATCCGATGATGATTAATGATACAA belongs to Chryseobacterium gleum and includes:
- a CDS encoding M1 family metallopeptidase, producing the protein MKKIFSMMLVAVSLLQLSAQELYMPRNIKKAYERGTRDISGAPGKNYWQNKGVYNVEVKVDASTKIVSGKETIVYTNNSPDSLNELAIRFVNNLHKPQSPRSGFVSKDFLSSGLKIKSFIVNGAKYDINSDDWSTVEKVKLKTALKSKSKAEVKIEWEYPLSVQSGREGQIDPETFYVAYSFPRISVYDDYNGWDMIQHSDRQEFYNDFNDYSFSIIAPKNYVVWATGDFLNPEAVLQPEYLKRYKASLKSDKLVRIATEQEMRSGKVTKPNKWNVWKFKANHITDFCFALSNHYVWDAASVQLKTKRASVQAGYKSGAKDFEHYVDWMRYNLDWFSKNWPGVEYPYNVMTAIQGYADMEYPMMINDTSIPDDLQDARLTADHEIAHTYFPFYMGINETRYAFMDEGWATTLEYLIGIDENGEPAAKEFYKNFRVKKWINDPSAEQDQPVITMSTQVSGAGYGNNSYVKASLSYLALKDYLGDELFKKALHHYMNNWNGKHPVPWDYFNSMNTGSGKNLNWFFQNWFYTNNYIDLKVSGASQMNDMLTVNVTNVGGFAIPFDAILSYEDGSTEKLHFSPSVWEKDQKMTDLVIPIKKKVKSVQLDGDLFMDYTPENNRKNL